A DNA window from Loxodonta africana isolate mLoxAfr1 chromosome 7, mLoxAfr1.hap2, whole genome shotgun sequence contains the following coding sequences:
- the LOC100669666 gene encoding olfactory receptor 5M5-like: MARGNRTTVTEFVLMGFTDRPELQLPLFVIFLVIYLITLVGNFGMILLIKVDSRLHTPMYYFLSHLAFIDLCFSSSIGPKMLQNLMVKKKTISFSGCFAQLYFSSALATTECFLLATMAYDRYMAICNPLIYTAIMTQRVCRELVIGVYTYGFLNSVIQTVLTFQLSFCDSNIIHHFYCADPPLLALSCSDTHNKEEQLLIFSAVNLTGSLLTVLISYTCILFSITKIQSSEGKCKAFSTCASHLTVVIIFYGTLFFMYLRQPITGNSWKYNKVVSVFYSLVIPMLNPLIYSLRNTEVKDTLKKMLDSKES, translated from the coding sequence ATGGCAAGAGGCAATCGTACCACAGTGACAGAATTTGTCCTCATGGGATTCACGGACCGTCCTGAGCTTCAGCTCCCCCTCTTTGTGATATTCCTGGTAATTTATCTCATCACTCTGGTGGGAAACTTTGGCATGATCCTGCTCATCAAGGTGGATTCACGGcttcacactcccatgtactatttcctcagTCATCTGGCATTCATTGATCTCTGTTTTTCCTCTTCCATTGGGCCAAAGATGCTGCAAAATTTAATGGTGAAGAAAAAAACCATCTCCTTTTCAGGCTGTTTTGCTCAGCTGTACTTCTCCAGTGCCTTGGCCACCACCGAATGCTTCCTCTTGGCAACAATGGCTTATGACCGCTACATGGCTATCTGCAACCCCCTGATTTACACAGCCATTATGACTCAGCGAGTCTGCAGGGAGTTGGTGATAGGGGTCTATACCTATGGTTTTCTGAACTCTGTGATACAGACCGTTCTGACTTTCCAGTTGTCTTTCTGTGATTCCAACATCATCCACCACTTCTACTGTGCTGACCCCCCTCTCCTTGCCCTCTCCTGCTCTGACACCCACAACAAAGAAGAGCAGCTCTTAATCTTCTCTGCTGTGAATCTCACTGGGTCCCTCCTGACTGTCCTCATCTCCTACACCTGCATCCTCTTTTCCATTACCAAAATCCAGTCTTCGGAGGGCAAGTGCAAAGCATTttccacctgtgcctcccacctcacCGTGGTCATCATCTTCTATGGAACATTGTTTTTCATGTACCTACGGCAACCTATAACAGGAAATTCTTGGAAGTACAACAAAGTGGTCTCTGTGTTTTATAGTCTTGTAATTCCTATGCTCAACCCcctgatctacagcctgaggaacacgGAAGTAAAGGACACCCTGAAAAAGATGCTAGACAGCAAAGAGTCATAG